A window of Candidatus Eisenbacteria bacterium genomic DNA:
GAGTCGGACACCTATTGAAGACACCTACTGAGAGACATCGACCGATGAACGGTCTTCCTCCTCGAACACCTCCGAGTGGATCTCCTCGCGGAGAGCCGCCACGTAGTCTCGGTAGGCCTGTTGCTGCTTCGACTGCCGGACCGCCGCGCGCACCTCCTCGCGGGCTTCCTCGAACGAGGGCTTGCCCTCGGGGAAGCGCGCCCGCACGAGGAAGAGGTGGAAACCATCCGTCGCCTCGACGAGCGGGCTCACCTCGCCCGCCTGGAGCTCCGCGAGAACCGCGCGCACCTCGTCGGACATGTCGCCCAGCGCGAAGACGCCGATCTCTCCCCCGCGCGCCGCGCTCGGCCGGTCGTCCGAATGCGCCTTCGCGAGGCGCGCGAAATCGGCCCCCGCGCGCAGGCTGTCCAGAAGCCCCTCGCCGCGCCGCCTCGCGTTCTCCACCCCCTCCTCGCCGGAGCGGATCGTCTTCAAGATGTGGCGGACCCGGATCCGATCCTCGCCCCGATCCACGAGTTGAATGAGGTGAAAGCCGAACGGCGTTTTCACGACCCCGCTGATGTCGCCCGGGGAGGCGAGGGAAAGCGCCGCTTGCTCGAAAGAGCTTTCCATGTCCCCGCGGCCGAAGTACCCGAGGTCTCCGCCCGCCGCGGCGGAAGGATCGTCCGAATGCGCGCGCGCGAGCTCGGCGAAGTCCTCGCCGGCAAGAGCGCGCGTGCGGATCGCCTCGAGCTCGCGAACCGTCGTCGATTCCGCGGCCGCGCTCGCCGCGGGCTTGAGATAGATCTGGGCGAGCGAGAGCCGCTCGGGCATGACCGGAAGAGCGTCCTCGTGCTCCTCGAAGAAGCGGCGGGCTTCCGCGTCGGTCACCTCGCTCTTCGGCCGGATTTGACGCTCCAAGAGAAGCCGCACCGTGAGGGACTTTTCCACCTCGCGGCGATAGCGCTTTCGGAGCTCCTCGAGCGTCACGTTCTCCGCTTCAAGCGCCGCCAGGAACTCGCGCTCCCCGGGGAACTGCGACCGCATCCTCTCGAGGGCACCCTCGAGCGACTCGTCGACCTCCTCCGCGGCCGGGGAGATCCCCTCCGCCTTGGCCTTCGCGAAGAGAACCTGGTCGTCGAGAAGCCGGTTCAGGGCGAGCTTCAGGATCTCCTCGGGCGGGAGCGCGGCGGAGGCGCCGTCCTCCGCAATAAGCTCCGCCTCCGCGAGAACCTCGCTCTCCAGGATCGGCGTGTCGCCCACGATCGCGACGATCCGATCCACGCGCTCCTCTGCGCGGAGAACGCAGGCCGCCAACAAGGCGGCCGGAACGAACAGGCGCGCGAATCCCTTCACGTCTAACCTTCCTGCCCCGCCCCCGGAACCCCCTCCTCCGTCTCCCCGGCCTCGAGCAGCAGGCCGAGCTTCTCTCGATCGATCGTCACGCCGCGCTCCTCCGCCCGCTTCTCG
This region includes:
- a CDS encoding peptidylprolyl isomerase — translated: MKGFARLFVPAALLAACVLRAEERVDRIVAIVGDTPILESEVLAEAELIAEDGASAALPPEEILKLALNRLLDDQVLFAKAKAEGISPAAEEVDESLEGALERMRSQFPGEREFLAALEAENVTLEELRKRYRREVEKSLTVRLLLERQIRPKSEVTDAEARRFFEEHEDALPVMPERLSLAQIYLKPAASAAAESTTVRELEAIRTRALAGEDFAELARAHSDDPSAAAGGDLGYFGRGDMESSFEQAALSLASPGDISGVVKTPFGFHLIQLVDRGEDRIRVRHILKTIRSGEEGVENARRRGEGLLDSLRAGADFARLAKAHSDDRPSAARGGEIGVFALGDMSDEVRAVLAELQAGEVSPLVEATDGFHLFLVRARFPEGKPSFEEAREEVRAAVRQSKQQQAYRDYVAALREEIHSEVFEEEDRSSVDVSQ